A window of the Litoribacterium kuwaitense genome harbors these coding sequences:
- the bcp gene encoding thioredoxin-dependent thiol peroxidase yields MTVTEGQTAPSFTLPSQTGENISLEDFSGKYVVLYFYPKDMTPGCTTEACDFRDHYTSFVDENAVIIGVSPDPVKRHQTFVEKHDLPFYLLADEDHQLAEAYDVWKLKKNFGKEYMGIERSTFIINPEGQIEKVWRKVKVKGHVAEALEYIKASRNG; encoded by the coding sequence ATGACCGTTACCGAAGGACAAACTGCGCCGTCATTCACATTACCATCACAGACGGGAGAAAATATTTCACTCGAGGACTTTTCCGGGAAATACGTTGTACTCTACTTTTACCCAAAAGATATGACCCCTGGCTGCACGACTGAAGCCTGCGATTTTCGAGACCATTATACGTCTTTTGTGGACGAAAATGCTGTCATTATTGGCGTCAGCCCTGATCCTGTCAAGCGACATCAAACCTTTGTCGAAAAGCACGACCTTCCTTTTTATTTACTTGCAGACGAAGACCATCAGCTGGCCGAAGCGTATGACGTTTGGAAACTGAAGAAAAACTTTGGCAAAGAGTATATGGGGATTGAACGCTCGACCTTTATCATTAATCCAGAAGGACAGATTGAAAAAGTGTGGCGTAAAGTAAAAGTGAAAGGACATGTCGCTGAAGCCTTAGAATACATTAAAGCATCAAGGAACGGATAA